One region of Epilithonimonas zeae genomic DNA includes:
- a CDS encoding trypsin-like peptidase domain-containing protein: MKNTLKKLMPFALTGVISGATVFGASQYFSHENNGEDFSYFTTASKKSAFVGMGTAVGDDFVKASKATVPAVVTIKNYQDRATQRPQESDMFDFFFGPGNSPFGGGQQRQQQQPPKNMPSGLGSGVIISPDGYIISNNHVVAGANKLEVVLSNKKSYIATLVGTDPNTDISLLKIEEKGLPYLNFANSDLTEVGQWVLAVGNPLGLNSTVTAGIISAKGRSIDILSQQSRTPIESFIQTDAAINPGNSGGALVNVNGDLIGINTAIQSKTGYYEGYGFAVPSNLARKIVEDIKKFGLVQRGFLGVGSLDLSNEMQVAAYNQREKKNLKAGDGIYVTEITKKSGAEDAGIQVGDIITKIDNTDISGFSDLSLAIGSRRPGDKVNVTYSRNGKINNVSVTLKDQKGGTSSRSKDDLTVTEKIGSEFEPLSERVKTDYGLESGVIAKNVTEGSEMDKIGVVDNYIVMEINGKPVNSQKDVEKILNGYKGNVQVKYVDAYGRITTRGFKLQ; encoded by the coding sequence ATGAAGAATACATTAAAAAAACTAATGCCTTTTGCATTGACCGGAGTTATATCTGGTGCAACGGTTTTCGGAGCTAGTCAATACTTTAGCCACGAAAATAATGGAGAAGATTTCTCATATTTCACTACAGCTTCCAAAAAATCTGCATTCGTAGGAATGGGAACAGCAGTGGGAGACGACTTTGTAAAAGCTTCTAAAGCTACGGTTCCGGCTGTGGTAACTATCAAAAATTATCAGGACAGAGCTACACAAAGACCACAAGAATCTGATATGTTCGATTTCTTTTTTGGTCCAGGCAACAGTCCTTTTGGCGGCGGTCAGCAAAGACAACAACAGCAACCTCCTAAAAATATGCCTTCTGGTTTAGGTTCTGGCGTTATTATTTCGCCGGACGGTTACATTATTTCCAACAATCACGTGGTTGCCGGAGCTAATAAACTAGAAGTTGTTTTGAGTAATAAAAAATCTTACATCGCAACTTTAGTCGGAACTGACCCCAATACAGATATCTCTCTTCTTAAAATTGAAGAAAAAGGTTTGCCTTATTTGAACTTTGCTAACTCAGATTTGACAGAAGTTGGACAATGGGTTTTAGCAGTTGGTAATCCGCTTGGACTTAATTCTACTGTAACTGCGGGAATTATTTCCGCAAAAGGTAGAAGTATCGATATCCTTAGTCAACAATCCAGAACCCCGATTGAAAGTTTTATTCAGACAGATGCGGCAATTAATCCAGGAAACAGTGGTGGTGCATTGGTGAATGTAAATGGAGATTTGATTGGAATCAATACAGCAATCCAGTCAAAAACCGGATATTATGAAGGTTACGGATTTGCAGTTCCATCTAACTTGGCAAGAAAAATTGTTGAAGATATTAAGAAATTTGGATTGGTACAGAGAGGTTTCCTTGGTGTAGGAAGTCTTGATTTGTCCAACGAGATGCAAGTTGCAGCTTATAACCAAAGAGAAAAGAAAAATCTGAAAGCAGGAGACGGAATCTACGTTACAGAAATCACGAAAAAAAGTGGTGCTGAGGACGCTGGAATCCAGGTTGGAGATATCATTACAAAAATCGATAACACGGATATTTCCGGATTCTCTGACCTTTCTCTTGCGATTGGAAGCAGAAGACCTGGTGATAAAGTGAATGTAACTTACTCCAGAAATGGTAAAATTAACAACGTAAGTGTAACACTGAAAGACCAAAAAGGCGGAACTTCTTCCAGAAGCAAAGACGACTTAACTGTAACTGAAAAAATAGGTTCTGAGTTCGAACCATTGAGCGAAAGAGTAAAAACTGATTATGGTCTGGAAAGTGGTGTAATTGCTAAAAACGTAACTGAAGGAAGCGAAATGGACAAAATTGGTGTTGTGGATAATTATATCGTAATGGAAATCAATGGAAAACCGGTTAACTCTCAAAAAGATGTTGAAAAAATCTTGAATGGCTACAAAGGAAATGTTCAGGTGAAATATGTAGATGCTTACGGAAGAATTACTACAAGAGGTTTTAAATTACAGTAA
- a CDS encoding DUF6496 domain-containing protein, translating to MATKKYSDKAQDKVGKVMKEFKEGKLKSGSGDKVTSRKQAIAIGISEAKEEGLKVPKQKKSK from the coding sequence ATGGCAACGAAAAAATATTCAGACAAAGCGCAGGACAAAGTTGGAAAAGTAATGAAAGAGTTCAAAGAAGGAAAACTAAAGTCCGGCTCGGGTGACAAAGTCACAAGTAGAAAACAAGCCATTGCGATCGGAATCTCCGAAGCAAAAGAAGAAGGATTGAAAGTCCCGAAACAGAAAAAATCTAAATAA